In Arachis stenosperma cultivar V10309 chromosome 1, arast.V10309.gnm1.PFL2, whole genome shotgun sequence, one DNA window encodes the following:
- the LOC130937160 gene encoding FCS-Like Zinc finger 14: MLMLGKRPSPMIGKLSELLVSGGGRAAAVLLDTATTGSPRSPLDMKAQQSSPRGLKGYDLGGVGLKIVVALDNEELPKRTVCVPNLNRSKPIPVCSMRKPDGFQRVSPNENFDVGGSLEDYTYVTCHVPNKTFTKVYYDGGYSDVPRHVRCYNNNKGEELDAGVLRTPSSDFVEPSCEPVFPTSNFLSSCHLCRKKLDGKDIYMYRGEKGFCSPECRSRQMMMEERKELCRSEAVELSWEEQIFSTGILAL, encoded by the exons ATGTTGATGTTGGGGAAGAGGCCCAGCCCAATGATCGGAAAGTTGTCCGAATTATTGGTCTCCGGGGGAGGCCGTGCGGCCGCGGTGCTTCTAGACACCGCAACAACTGGTAGCCCAAGAAGCCCCTTGGATATGAAAGCCCAGCAATCATCGCCAAGGGGCTTAAAGGGCTATGATCTCGGTGGTGTTGGTCTCAAAATTGTGGTGGCTCTTGATAACGAAGAGTTGCCCAAACGCACCGTTTGTGTCCCGAATCTGAACCGATCGAAGCCGATCCCGGTTTGTTCCATGAGAAAGCCAGATGGGTTCCAAAGGGTTTCTccaaacgagaattttgacgtGGGTGGAAGCTTGGAAGATTACACGTACGTGACATGTCACGTGCCTAACAAGACCTTCACTAAGGTGTACTATGATGGTGGTTATAGTGATGTTCCAAGACATGTACGGTgctacaacaacaacaaaggcGAAGAATTAGACGCTGGTGTTCTTAGAACCCCATCATCAGATTTTGTTGAACCTTCATGCGAACCAGTATTCCCCACATCAAATTTTCTGAGTTCATGCCATTTATGCAGAAAGAAACTTGATGGCAAAGACATATACATGTACAG AGGAGAGAAAGGGTTTTGTAGCCCAGAGTGTCGTTCAAGACAGATGATGATGGAGGAACGCAAAGAGCTTTGTAGATCAGAAGCTGTAGAACTGTCATGGGAAGAACAAATATTCTCAACCGGGATTCTTGCCCTTTAA